The stretch of DNA AATCTTGCTGTTCCTGTTGATTTCCAAAGTAAAGATTCCTGAGTTTTATCTGGTTTTAACCTTATCTTCTTCGATAGAATCATCAGAAATCAACTCCTTATCCAATTTCTTAATGTTTGACCTGTTACATTTAAAATTTTTACCATTTCTCTAGTTGAATAATACTTCATTTTATTTCACCTCAACTTATTTTAAGAGTAAAAATTGTAAAAATCAAAACTTATTTTTGAAATTTATAAATTTATTCTAACTGTTAAAAGCCTCTTGTTTATTTTATATTCTTTCAAATATAGTATACCACCTTCTGACTAGCTGTTCAACTTTTTTTATGTTTATTTTCTACTTATTTTGTATAATGTATTATACCTATTTTTTTACACTTTCTTTTTTAATATTTCTTATTAATATGATACAATGTGCTAATATTATTTTTTGGGAGGAATCATGTTTTTTAATTTTATTAATTACTTTAGGGGATTTGCTATACTATTGATTGTTATTGGTCACCTTTTTGGGACTGTTAAAGTTTTCAACTATGCTAATCCACAACTTAACACTCTTTTTACCAAAAGTGTTTTTTCATTAATCAGTGGAGGAACTGGTTTATTTGTTTTTATTTCAGGTTTTTTATTCCATCATGTTTTTTACAAAAGAGGATTTAATTTTAAAAAGTTTCTTCATAACAAATTTAAAAATGTTATCTGTCCATATACTTTTGTTATCACTCCAGTTATTTTCTTTGAACTTTTTTTCAACCCTAGATACCAAAAGTTATATTCAACAAAACTACAACTTTTAAAAACACTTTTTTTAAGTTATTACTCTGGGACTATGCTTTTAGCAACTTGGTATATTCCTTTTGCATGTTTACTATTTATTTCATCACCACTTTTTATAAAGTTTATAGAACTAAAAAAATACCACAAAAGAATTATTTTCTTTTTAATGATTCTTGCTGGTTTTGTGCATAGACCTGCCCATGATTTTACTGTAAATGTTTTCCAAGCTTTAATCTATTTTAGTCCTATATACTGTTTAGGAATATATATTTCCATGGAAAAAGAAAGTTTTTTTAAGAAGTTCCAAGATAAAAGTTATATCTTTGGACTTTTAACTATTGCTATTTTAATTTTACAAATATATACAGGAAAATTTCTTAATTCACATAAAAGTATCTTAATCTATAAAGGGTTTGATTTAGTTATATTTCAAAAGTTTTTCATGTGTTTATATTTAGTTTTATTTTTCAATAAATTTGAAAAATATTTCAGTGATTCTTGTAAAAAAACTTTTGATATTTTAGCTGAATATAGTTTCCCTATTTTCTTTATACATAACTATATAATTCAGTTTTTATATCCTGCTTTAGGATTGGAAAGAGAATCTGGATACTTAGGTTTAGTTCTTTTAACTATTAGCACTTTGGTTTTATCTATAGCCTTTGCATATACAGTTAAAAGTATCTTTAAGAAAAATAGTCGTTACATAATTGGAGGTTAAAAAAGAGCTAGAAAACTAGCTCTTTTTCATTTTTTCTAAAAGAAGATATGAAGCCCCTAACATCCCTGCATCATTGCCTCTTTCTGCCATTTTCATCTCAAGAATATCCAAATAATTTTTCATCACTTTTGTCTCTAAGCTTTTTTGAAAAATATTTTTTAAGAAACTACCTTGTTTCGAAACGCCACCACCAATGACAATTAAAGATGGATTAAATATATAGATCAATGTGGCTAATCCATCTGTAAAATAATCTGCCCATTCATCAAGAACTTTTTTATACTCTAAATTATTTTTGTGAACCTCATCAAAAATCTCTTTCCCATTTAATTTTTTTCCTAATTTTCTTTCAGCTAGTTTTAATAGTGCTGTTGTTGAAGCATAACTTTGATAACACCCTGTGCTTCCACACCCACACTTCTCTCCATTTTTAACAATTTGAATGTGTCCAAACTCTGCTGCCACACTACTTTCTCCCCTTAATAGTTTCCCATCTAAAACAATTCCACCACCAATTCCAGTTCCAATTGTTAAACAAAGAAAGTTTTTTCTATTTTTAGCAGCTCCCATCCACATCTCACCTAAGGCTGCACAGTTTACATCATTTTCTAAAACTGCTGGC from Candidatus Cetobacterium colombiensis encodes:
- a CDS encoding helix-turn-helix domain-containing protein, which produces MILSKKIRLKPDKTQESLLWKSTGTAR
- a CDS encoding acyltransferase; the protein is MFFNFINYFRGFAILLIVIGHLFGTVKVFNYANPQLNTLFTKSVFSLISGGTGLFVFISGFLFHHVFYKRGFNFKKFLHNKFKNVICPYTFVITPVIFFELFFNPRYQKLYSTKLQLLKTLFLSYYSGTMLLATWYIPFACLLFISSPLFIKFIELKKYHKRIIFFLMILAGFVHRPAHDFTVNVFQALIYFSPIYCLGIYISMEKESFFKKFQDKSYIFGLLTIAILILQIYTGKFLNSHKSILIYKGFDLVIFQKFFMCLYLVLFFNKFEKYFSDSCKKTFDILAEYSFPIFFIHNYIIQFLYPALGLERESGYLGLVLLTISTLVLSIAFAYTVKSIFKKNSRYIIGG
- a CDS encoding ROK family protein → MNIVAIDIGGTEIKYGSVTGGGEVKFSSSLATEASKGVEQLLDKIYSIVEKLKDEKTLGIAVSATGQIDGLAGKVVGGTNLIPGWIGTDLVKILEEKYSLPAVLENDVNCAALGEMWMGAAKNRKNFLCLTIGTGIGGGIVLDGKLLRGESSVAAEFGHIQIVKNGEKCGCGSTGCYQSYASTTALLKLAERKLGKKLNGKEIFDEVHKNNLEYKKVLDEWADYFTDGLATLIYIFNPSLIVIGGGVSKQGSFLKNIFQKSLETKVMKNYLDILEMKMAERGNDAGMLGASYLLLEKMKKS